From the Funiculus sociatus GB2-C1 genome, the window TTAGTAGAAAGCCTCACGGAGTTGCGGCGGCAAGGTAATAACGTAGTGCTGGTATCTTCCGGTGCCGTGGGAGTTGGTTGCGCTAGATTGGGACTACGCGATCGCCCCCGGACGCTGGCACTAAAACAAGCTGTAGCAGCGGTAGGTCAGGGACGGTTGATGCGCGTTTACGATGATTTATTTACCACCTTGCAACAACCCATAGCCCAAGTTCTCCTCACCCGCAGTACCTTTAGAGAACGCACGGCGTATATTAACGCCTCCAATACCTTTCGGGAACTGCTGCGGCTGGGCGTGATTCCCGTGGTGAACGAGAATGACACCGTAGCAGTAGATGAACTGAAATTTGGGGATAACGATACCCTTTCAGCCTTAGTAGCCAGCTTGATAGAAGCAGATTGGCTGTTTTTAATGACCGATGTAGATCGACTTTACTCTGCCGATCCGCGCCAAGTCCCGGACGCGCAGCCGATAACTCTGGTGAACCACATTGATGAGTTAGAAGAATTACAAGTGCAAACAGGCGATCGCGGTTCTGCGTGGGGTACTGGTGGCATGGTTACAAAAATTACTGCTGCCCGGATTGCCACCAGCGCAGGCGTGCGGACAGTAATTACAGAAGGACGATTTCCCGGTAACATCCAGAAAATTTTGCAGGGAGAACCCATCGGCACCCAGTTTGAACCCCGCGACACAGCGGG encodes:
- the proB gene encoding glutamate 5-kinase, producing MSQTVVVKIGTSSLTSPETGNLALSTIASLVESLTELRRQGNNVVLVSSGAVGVGCARLGLRDRPRTLALKQAVAAVGQGRLMRVYDDLFTTLQQPIAQVLLTRSTFRERTAYINASNTFRELLRLGVIPVVNENDTVAVDELKFGDNDTLSALVASLIEADWLFLMTDVDRLYSADPRQVPDAQPITLVNHIDELEELQVQTGDRGSAWGTGGMVTKITAARIATSAGVRTVITEGRFPGNIQKILQGEPIGTQFEPRDTAGNARKRWIAHGLIPSGKLMLDEGAIAAISQAGKSLLAAGITAVEGDFQASDAVKLCDQQGREIARGLVNYSSDELQMVRGHRSEEIPTILGYTGAETVIHRDNLVIS